Proteins from a genomic interval of Arachis hypogaea cultivar Tifrunner chromosome 10, arahy.Tifrunner.gnm2.J5K5, whole genome shotgun sequence:
- the LOC112717370 gene encoding zinc finger BED domain-containing protein RICESLEEPER 2-like has protein sequence MLESGLKFQKAVKKLGERDTEYALMQGGIPRNLDWDNEKHFMKFLKIFHDVNKSVSGSLLVTFSQYFHEFCKILRVFKASCGSRDPLLGSMAERMKLKYDKYWGNIKNINMMIFVAVVIHPRYKLKFVNFSFEKLYDKDDADFLGKKVKETFSKMFECYVNANNWGRFFTSATMDCASDVGVPDDNMAGDFFKEVNFSKYPILSQIARDVLAMPVSTVASESAFSTGGRVLNNYRSSLTPKTVEALICTQNWLQITPTGEDDDESGVDSD, from the exons ATGCTTGAAAGTGGTTTGAAGTTTCAAAAGGCGGTCAAGAAATTAGGGGAAAGAGATACAGAATATGCTTTAATGCAAGGTGGTATTCCGAGGaatcttgattgggacaatgAAAAACACTTTAtgaaattcttgaaaatttttcatgaTGTTAACAAGAGTGTGTCTGGTAGTTTGCTTGTGActttttctcaatattttcatgagttttgtAAGATCTTGCGAGTGTTCAAGGCTTCGTGTGGTAGTCGAGATCCATTACTTGGGAGTATGGCTGAGAGGATGAAACTTAAGTATGACAAGTACTGGGgtaacataaaaaatatcaatatgatgatttttgttgCTGTGGTTATTCATCCTAGATACAAGTTGAAGTTTGTGAACTTTAGCTTTGAAAAGCTATATGATAAGGATGATGCTGATTTTTTAGGTAAAAAAGTGAAAGAGACCTTCTCCAAGATGTTTGAATGCTATGTGAATGCAAATAATTGGGGTAGATTTTTTACTTCAGCAACAATGGATTGTGCATCAGATGTGGGAGTACCTGATGACAACATGGCTGGTGATTTTTTCAAAGag GTAAATTTTAGCAAGTATCCTATCTTATCCCAAATAGCTAGAGATGTCTTAGCAATGCCGGTCTCGACTGTTGCTTCAGAATCGGCTTTTAGCACTGGTGGAAGAGTGCTTAACAACTATAGGAGTTCTTTAACTCCAAAGACAGTTGAGGCATTGATTTGCACACAAAATTGGCTTC aaattaCACCAAccggagaagatgatgatgagtctGGTGTAGATTCAGATTAA